A stretch of the Rosa rugosa chromosome 5, drRosRugo1.1, whole genome shotgun sequence genome encodes the following:
- the LOC133709467 gene encoding zinc finger protein 4-like, whose protein sequence is MITVPNLNLEFESDNLEVTSQVTSNNIAQQDETPDPSKDSTTSSCITNQTNLEQNPGPMFLDLSLQFSSNDLELKGMAGETNSEIEAAPDSEAAIPRVFSCNYCKRKFFSSQALGGHQNAHKRERTMAKRALRMGMFPDHRYTSLASLPLHGSSASAFRSLGIEAHAAMHQNMLIQPDQRLPVPDTRGVARFQQQGYYGVPMPMPPMPMFMEDDDVGMFWPGSFRQVGEGIRGHFNVDQYAQNSRMINSGRTMPPKSSTSSSSSSPDLTLKL, encoded by the coding sequence ATGATAACAGTGCCAAACTTGAACTTGGAATTTGAGAGTGATAATTTAGAAGTCACAAGCCAAGTAACTTCCAACAACATAGCTCAGCAAGACGAAACCCCTGATCCCTCCAAGGACAGCACTACTTCTTCCTGTATCACAAATCAGACAAACCTTGAACAAAATCCTGGGCCTATGTTCCTTGACTTATCACTCCAATTTAGCTCCAATGACCTCGAATTGAAGGGCATGGCAGGGGAGACTAACAGTGAAATAGAAGCAGCGCCTGATTCAGAAGCAGCAATTCCAAGGGTATTCTCGTGCAACTACTGTAAGCGCAAGTTCTTTAGCTCTCAAGCATTGGGCGGACATCAGAATGCTCATAAGAGGGAGAGGACAATGGCAAAGCGTGCATTGCGGATGGGAATGTTTCCTGATCACAGGTATACTAGCTTGGCATCTCTTCCCCTACACGGTTCTTCTGCTTCTGCCTTCCGGTCTCTTGGGATCGAAGCTCACGCTGCAATGCACCAAAACATGTTGATACAGCCAGACCAGAGGCTACCTGTTCCTGACACAAGAGGTGTAGCAAGGTTTCAGCAGCAAGGCTACTATGGAGTGCCGATGCCGATGCCGCCAATGCCAATGTTCATGGAAGATGATGATGTGGGTATGTTTTGGCCCGGGAGCTTTCGACAGGTGGGTGAGGGAATCCGAGGTCATTTCAATGTGGATCAATATGCCCAAAATTCACGAATGATCAATTCAGGAAGGACCATGCCACCAAAAAGTAGTACAagttcatcatcttcttcacctGATCTTACTTTAAAGCTTTGA